From the Solanum lycopersicum chromosome 10, SLM_r2.1 genome, one window contains:
- the LOC101264570 gene encoding non-specific lipid-transfer protein 2-like precursor — protein sequence MEMFSKIACIVVLCMVVTLVAPHAEAVTCGQVTSGVAPCLPYLTGRGPLGGCCGGIKGLLGAARTPADRKMACNCLKSAATAIKGIDAGKAAGLPSVCGVNIPYKISPSTDCNRVQ from the exons ATGGAAATGTTTAGCAAAATTGCATGCATTGTTGTTTTGTGCATGGTTGTAACACTAGTTGCACCCCATGCAGAGGCAGTGACTTGTGGTCAAGTCACATCTGGTGTGGCTCCTTGTCTGCCTTATCTTACCGGCCGCGGCCCCCTCGGAGGGTGCTGTGGCGGAattaagggtcttttgggtgCAGCCAGGACTCCAGCTGATCGAAAAATGGCATGCAATTGCCTAAAATCAGCAGCTACTGCTATTAAGGGCATTGATGCTGGTAAAGCTGCTGGTCTCCCTAGTGTTTGTGGCGTAAACATACCTTACAAGATTAGCCCCTCCACCGACTGCAATAG GGTTCAGTAA